A part of Astyanax mexicanus isolate ESR-SI-001 chromosome 2, AstMex3_surface, whole genome shotgun sequence genomic DNA contains:
- the LOC103041488 gene encoding uncharacterized protein LOC103041488: protein MTDTQPRDGSAGNSSDDDEPLSEMAKRKKAPEKTQYSEEAHKKELSKSEDDESLLTLMKRKNKKTGTEETAVLDSNKTRSPRKQKTEVKTEKHRQASPSQKTSQKRSRKGKRETRKTASAPPKKRGCAKQKDTQRQAPSCDSSDNEPLVELVKKKRQPEMKRAVVLLKRMSNRDIINMITQGHECSQVQKSTVKVDEKSKAESSDEEPLSHKVKRLKQHSKPVRGRATTDVKSEADSSDEEPLTHRVKQHSKPVRGRVAAGLV from the exons ATGACTGACACTCAGCCCAGAGATG GGTCAGCTGGAAACAGCTCAGACGATGATGAACCTTTGAGTGAAATGGCGAAGAGGAAAAAGGCACCCGAGAAGACTCAATATTCAGAGGAAGCAC ATAAAAAAGAGCTCTCCAAATCAGAGGATGATGAATCGCTCCTGACGCTGATGAAGAGGAAGAACAAAAAAACAGGCACAGAGGAGACAGCAGTGCTAG ATTCCAACAAGACAAGAAGTCCAAGAAAGCAAAAAACAGAAGTAAAGACCGAAAAGCACAGACAGGCATCACCATCACAAAAGACCTCCCAAAAAAGATCAAGAAAAG gtaaacGGGAAACAAGGAAAACGGCATCAGCACCACCTAAAAAAAGAGGGTGTGCTAAACAAAAGGACACACAGAGACAAG CGCCCTCTTGTGACAGCTCTGATAATGAGCCTTTGGTTGAGCTGGTGAAGAAGAAGAGGCAGCCGGAGATGAAGCGGGCGGTGGTGCTGCTGAAGCGGATGTCTAACAGAGACATTATTAACATGATTACACAGGGACACGAATGCAGCCAAGTGCAGAAGAGCACAGTCAAAGTGG ATGAGAAGAGTAAAGCAGAAAGTTCAGACGAGGAGCCGCTGAGTCACAAAGTGAAGAGACTGAAACAGCACAGTAAACCTGTGAGAGGCAGAGCAACCACAG ATGTGAAAAGTGAGGCAGACAGCTCGGACGAAGAGCCACTGACTCACAGAGTGAAACAGCACAGTAAGCCTGTGAGAGGCAGAGTGGCAGCAG GTCTGGTGTGA